The genomic interval CGATCGCCGTCTCGTTCAGCGGCCGCGCCGTGTCGTTCACACCCACGCTCAGCGCGAACTCCACCCCGTCGCTCCGCTTCAGCCACCAGGTCAGGTTCATCACCCCCGGCTCGCTCCCGCCCTTGTACGCGAACGCGACCCACTTCTCACGATCCAGCTGCACCCCGGGGTTCTTCGACATCGCGCCCACAACCTCCGGCTGACCCTCGCGCGCCAGCCACGCGACCGTCTCGCACAACTCCTCCGCGCTCGCGAACCACTCCAGCGTGTCGATCCGTCGCGGCAGGTGCCACAGCTGCTGCAGGTTCATCCTCGCCGTCGACACCTCGCCCTCCAGCATCGCGCGCCGACCATCCGCGTCCTTCTCCAGGAACCGCTCCGCCAGCGTCTCGTCCTCGCCCAGCTTCAGGGCGAACATGTCGCGCGTCGTCAGCACGGGCACGTTCCGCTCCCAGCCCGACACGAACCGGCGCATGAACGCCTCCACGCGCTCGCGCCCCACATGCAGCAGCAGGTGATCCGTCGCCGTGTTGTCGCTGATCGAGATCATCTTCTCCGCGTACTCGCGCAGCGGAAACTCCTTACCCGCGACCTCCAGCTGCATCGTCCCGCTGGGCAGACTCTTCCACGAATCGCGGATCGCCAGCGCGTCGCCGAACCCCATCGCGCCCTCGCGCACCGCTTCCCCCAGCGCGCCCAGCACCCACAGCTTGAAGGTCGAGCCGATCGCCAGCGAGAGGTCCTCGTACAGCATGTGCACCGGCACGAAGCCCGCGTCACCGTTCACGCGCATCGCCGCGATCGACACCTGATCCCCCAGCGCCACCAGACTCTCGTCGATCTTCCCCCAGGTGTCGCCCGCCGGCGCCTGCCTGGGCAGCGGGCGCAGCATCAGGCCCGTCATCCGGAATGGCTCCGCGTCTTCCGTCGTCACCGACAGCGCGAACGGCGCGTTCACCATCGCCGAGTGCAGCGTCGCCACCAGCGAGTGCGCCGAGAACTCACGCACGCCGCGCAGCTCCAGTTCGCCCAGCTGCATCTTCAGCATCTTCGTCGTGTTCAGCAGCTGCAGCGCCGGCACCTGCGCGCGAAACTCATCCGTCAGACGCGCATCAAACTCCTCCAGCCCGGGCAACTCCTGCGTGTTCAACGCCCTCAGGAACCACTCCAGATGCCCGCCCGCCGGCGTCTGAGGGATCACGATCGCCTGTGCGTCCTGCTGCTCGACCGCGCCACGCGCCGTCGTCTGCGACAACGCCATCCCCATCACAAACCCAACCGCCAGCAGCGACAGCCGCCCAAACCACAAACGCCCGCCCCACCAACCGCCGCGCCGTGTCTCGACTCGCATCCGTCCGTCTCCCTCAAGAGTTCCCGTCCATCGCGGCCACGCCGCGCCACGCATTCTTCACCATACCCCAATGAAAAGCCGCCCAGGGCCGTGCGTGAACCCGGGGCGGCAAGCGGAAGCCGATGATCGCGTCAGGCGTTTCGGAGGAGATATCAGTGCGCGGCCCACACGGGCTCAGTCTCTCCGGCTCCGCCCCCGTATCGCCCCCGACTCCCCCGGGTTACATCCGGGTCGGTCGGGATTTCGCAGCGCTGTCCCTTGCTCTGCGTACTTAACCGACGCACGAGGACAAGGTTTCAGGCAATCGTCACGACTTTTTTCACTCGATCACGACCGGACGCGTCGCCATCGGGACCGACGACTGCGCCGCCGGCTCGCTCGGACGATCCTGCGCGCCGCGGCCCGAGGGCGTGATGTACAGCACCTCGCCCGACTTCGTCCGCGCCGGCGTCTCCGCCTGCCGCAGCGCGTTCTTGATCTCCTCGCGCCCTCGCAGGTCACGATCGAGTTCGATCTTCGCGCGATCCTCGTAGTTCTCACGCGCCGCGCCGTTGGCCAGCGCCTGCATCCGCGCCTCCTGCTTCGAGCGGATGTCGCCCAGACGACCCTTCAACTGATCCAGCGACGCCGCCTCGTAGCGGGTGTGACGATCAATCGTCTGCTGACGCTTCTCGAGGATGTCCAGCAGGCGCTCGTTGCGAGCCACCGCGTCGACCTGGCGGTCGAGCTGGAACAGCTGCGTCTGGAACTCCGCCTGCTCGCGCTCGAGCGTGGCGAGGATCTCGAGCAGACGCTCCTCCTGCTGCTGCATGTACACGAGGTCGCGGTCCGACTCCTCCAGACGCGCCGCGTACGCGTCGCGCGTCTGCAGAACATGGTTCGCTCTGCGATACGCGCCGTCGAGGTCCAGCACCGAACCGCCGAACGACACACGCACCACGCGCCCGGTCGTGTTCGCGTCCTCGGCCCGGGCCAGCATGTCCTTCAGTTCAACGAGGTCGCTGTCCGCGAGCGCGACGACGCGCTCCGCGACCTGACGCTCGCGCTCCACCTGCGCCGTGTGCGCCTGCAACTGCGCCAGGTCCGAACGGACCGACGCGATGCGCTCGGGGTACTGCTCCGCCAGCTTGCGGATCTGCGCACGCAGCGCGACCGGGTCCTGGATGCGGCTGTCGATCTGGTTGTTGATCGACCCCCTCGCCTGCGTCAGCGCCGCCCCGACACGGTCGGGCCCGGCGATGAGCAACGCGGCGCCGCCGGTCAGACCGGCGATCACGCCAAAACGAATGACGGGCTTCATGATGCTGACCATTGGCGAAACTCCTGCCACGATCTCCGTGGCGTCGCGTGCCGGGCGTCGCCCCCGACCCCACCGGGCGGGACAAACGCGCCCGGATTGGGTGCGTGCCTCTGGTTCGGCAACCCCCCACGCCAATTTCGCGCTCCCGCTCTCCCCACCTCTCCCCCCGGGAGAGGTCGCGGAGCGCAGCGACGCGGGTGAGGGTCTTCCCTCTCTCACCACTCCCGCGCCGGGGGCCGGGGGCCGGGAGGGGGTAGGGGGCCGGGAAGGGGCAGGGGGAGGGTCTTCCCGCTCTCCCCACCCTCTCCCCCCGGGAGAGGTCGCGGAGCGCAGCGACGCGGGTGAGGGTCTTCCTCACCGGCTTCCCTCCTCCCTCTCTCTGTCTTTCTCTCCCCCTCCGGCGCCCCGGGTCATCCCTGACCCGGGCTCTTCCCGCTCCGCTCGGATTCCGTGTGACCCCCCGTACAGCCCACCACCCCAAAACAAACCGCGGCGGGCAGCCCGAAAAGCCGCCCGCCGCGCGTGTTCATCCGGTTCGTTCGCTCACCCGATCAATCGAGACTGTTGTACAGGTTGATCGCCTGCACCAGTCGCGCCACATCCTCCGAGCAGGTCGTCTCGTCGCCGTTGAGGTCGACGGGGTTGTTCATCCACTCGGCGATGTCCTGCGTGCACAGGTCGTCGTCGCTGTTGAGGTCGAATCCGAGCAGGAGGTCGGTCTTGCAGTTGTTCACACGCACCAGCGGGATCGTGAACGACTCCTGCCGGGGTGAGCCGGTCACATCCTGCAGGGTCAGGCCGCCGCGTTTTTCAAGCGCGGGTTTCCCCGACTGGTAGTCGTTCGTCGGGTTCTTGGCGTAGCGGATCTCGTAGGCGCCTGTCGAGCTGTAAGTCCCCGTCGTGCGGGTGATCTTGAGATACCCGCGACCGTCCGTGGTCTGGAACGAGAAGCTGAACTTGTCGGTGATCTCCTCCATGTCCCCGGGGCTCAGAACATTCTCGGCGTTGGACCAGATCGAGACCGGCCAGCCGTTGTCATTCGTGCCCGGGAAGGTCTGCGTCACGCCGCCGTAGAACTGCAGAACGACATCCGGCGTCTTCGCCTCGCACACCCAGAGTTCCGGGTCGAGGATGGTGCCGGCGGGCCCGGATTCTGGACCCCACTCGAAGGCGACGATGGGATTGCCAAGCACGCCCTTGGACTCCGCGGTGTAGATCTCGAAGGGCGCGAGACCTGCGACGCCGCCGCCAACGGCCGCGCGGGCCGGGGCGTACGCCGGCTCGTCGAGGACCAGCGAGCTTCCGAGCTCGATCTTCGCCTCCGGGTGCCAGACACCGCCGTCGTCTTCTGCGTTGATGACCACGCGGCCCACCAGTCCGTTCTGAGGCAACTCGAACCGCGAATAGAAGTCGTTCGGGTTGGGGTCGCCCGGGGTCGGAGAATAGAAGCCGCCGCCGATGCGGACGATGATGTGCTCGTTGGCCGTGCCCAGCGGCTCCTCGACCTTCACGATGGAGGGAGTTGAAGTGCTGCCGAAGTTGCCGAGAATGCGCATGCCATCCGCACTTGTTGTGCTGAACCCGATCTCGCTCGCGTCGATCGTTCCGATGAAGTCGCCGCTTGTCCCGTTGAGACCGGTAGTCTCTAGATACCTGAGCAGGTGTTTCGCGGGCCCCAGTGAGCCAGGGGTGATCGTCGCGTAAATCTCGCCGCCGATGATCTCATCCATGTAGGAGAAAGCGCTGATCTCGATCGGGTCCGTGATGGTCCCGACGACCCCGTTCCGAGCGGAGATGATGTTAATGCCTCCACTCTGCGCCTTGATGTCGCCGAGGATGCTCCCGCCCACGGTGAGCCGCTTGAGCTGCGAGTTGTCCTCGTCGAACAGGTCGTCTTCGCCTGCAT from Phycisphaeraceae bacterium carries:
- a CDS encoding serine hydrolase: MRVETRRGGWWGGRLWFGRLSLLAVGFVMGMALSQTTARGAVEQQDAQAIVIPQTPAGGHLEWFLRALNTQELPGLEEFDARLTDEFRAQVPALQLLNTTKMLKMQLGELELRGVREFSAHSLVATLHSAMVNAPFALSVTTEDAEPFRMTGLMLRPLPRQAPAGDTWGKIDESLVALGDQVSIAAMRVNGDAGFVPVHMLYEDLSLAIGSTFKLWVLGALGEAVREGAMGFGDALAIRDSWKSLPSGTMQLEVAGKEFPLREYAEKMISISDNTATDHLLLHVGRERVEAFMRRFVSGWERNVPVLTTRDMFALKLGEDETLAERFLEKDADGRRAMLEGEVSTARMNLQQLWHLPRRIDTLEWFASAEELCETVAWLAREGQPEVVGAMSKNPGVQLDREKWVAFAYKGGSEPGVMNLTWWLKRSDGVEFALSVGVNDTARPLNETAIVEIAQRAVALLEGWGR